One Aneurinibacillus migulanus genomic region harbors:
- a CDS encoding class I SAM-dependent methyltransferase: MDRNRASFDKLANETGGKWRHRELTMQFIPGFQMLLGGNSVLDLGCGVGHDALRLKRYDLHVQGLDISEVMLEQAKQKVQDVEFIQGDFRHIPTGDELYDGVWANASLIYLTEEDLHKALDEVYRVLKPGGVFFSSYRLGEGDVVIDNIFNQLYKEDEIQNILRLHGFRIFDRANTGGEEEPYLSLYAIKQ, encoded by the coding sequence GTGGATCGCAATCGTGCTTCTTTTGACAAACTGGCAAACGAGACAGGAGGAAAGTGGCGTCACCGAGAGTTGACTATGCAGTTTATTCCTGGGTTTCAAATGCTTTTGGGCGGCAACAGTGTGCTCGATCTCGGATGCGGGGTAGGACATGACGCGCTTAGACTAAAGCGTTATGATCTGCATGTACAGGGTTTGGACATCAGTGAGGTAATGCTTGAGCAGGCCAAGCAGAAAGTACAAGACGTTGAGTTTATTCAGGGGGATTTTCGGCATATTCCGACCGGGGATGAACTGTACGACGGAGTGTGGGCCAACGCCTCGCTGATTTACTTAACGGAAGAAGATTTGCATAAAGCGCTGGATGAAGTATACCGGGTGCTAAAGCCAGGTGGTGTTTTCTTCTCTTCATACCGGCTTGGCGAAGGTGATGTTGTCATCGATAATATTTTCAACCAGTTGTATAAGGAAGATGAAATACAGAATATCCTGCGCTTGCACGGATTCCGGATTTTTGACCGGGCGAATACGGGGGGCGAGGAAGAGCCGTACCTAAGCTTATATGCTATTAAGCAATAA